In Anopheles arabiensis isolate DONGOLA chromosome 2, AaraD3, whole genome shotgun sequence, the genomic window GAGGACTCGGACTGTCGCACGACGGTGGAAaagcccgcggcaccgcccgTGGCTGGTGGAGGACGCTGGGGCAGATACTCCTTGGACGGTGGCTCAACCGGAAGGTACGTGTTGGGCGGGGGCGTCGGCGGTGGAAGGTAAGTGTTCGGCTGGCAGTACGTTGTGGTAAGCAGGGAGGTGACGGTAGTGGGTTGAATTTCCGTCGTCGTCGACACGATGAAGTCGGTCGAGGTGTAGGTAATGAATTGGGTGGCGGTTTCGGTGAGCGTTTGGACGACGGGAGGCAGCGTCACGTAGGACGTCTCCAGCCGGGTGCTCGTGATGGGGGGAAGGGTTTGCGTTTGCGTCTGGTAGGAAGTGGACACGAGCGTGCTGTAGTcggtgacggtggtggtgctcgGGAGGACCAGTGGACACTTGGGCGTGTTGTAGGTGTAGCCTTCGTTGAAGGGTTTCGAAGGTTTCGGGTAGTGGTAGCCGGTGAATGGGGCTGGCGTGGTTGGTTTGGGGTAGTTGTAACCGTTGAAAGCATTAGCCTGTTGTTGTCCTGCGGCCGATACGGCTGTGACGATGGCGATCAGGACGAGCAGTGCTGCTGCCTGGAAGGGGAAAGGATACATAAATGTTTGGCCCCACTTTGGCATTTGAAGCTTCTTCCACTCTGCTTGCTTGTGATGAAACGCGTATCTCAAtccagtttttgttgttggatgGAATGATAATAAAATTCTATCAGTGAGAGTAGTATAATCGTTTTATGCAAATGCGGCGAA contains:
- the LOC120896366 gene encoding gibberellin-regulated protein 14-like, whose amino-acid sequence is MAAALLVLIAIVTAVSAAGQQQANAFNGYNYPKPTTPAPFTGYHYPKPSKPFNEGYTYNTPKCPLVLPSTTTVTDYSTLVSTSYQTQTQTLPPITSTRLETSYVTLPPVVQTLTETATQFITYTSTDFIVSTTTEIQPTTVTSLLTTTYCQPNTYLPPPTPPPNTYLPVEPPSKEYLPQRPPPATGGAAGFSTVVRQSESSTGGNDQGSSFISTFVQQQQSGPIKRATDGGGVGEQAGRIRSSTSGEQQRVETNEVLPGDEVPQPTINIIYVDRHGVSEGTPPPSLMNWLLCKFNLSSGSCTNN